One part of the Vibrio palustris genome encodes these proteins:
- a CDS encoding Fe3+-citrate ABC transporter substrate-binding protein, whose amino-acid sequence MKKSNLETNTGHRFISKAKTAYKIHIHTPDDNVLHRSVGFVRIGEKRGLQKAIRLRNELGSEMWGKHWRRILKDPYLMTRLPHSLEPKIIYKPRPTIDNPDCRDACYIAAWRHYDEQGKCTFKSVVCSINKHGKLAAYSKTKKALLDAHKEYLDILVYMGRLNSIDLK is encoded by the coding sequence ATGAAAAAAAGTAATTTGGAGACCAATACCGGTCATCGATTCATCTCGAAAGCAAAAACCGCATATAAAATTCATATTCATACTCCGGATGATAATGTATTACATCGCTCGGTTGGCTTTGTACGAATTGGTGAAAAACGTGGTTTACAAAAGGCAATAAGACTACGTAATGAACTCGGTTCAGAAATGTGGGGGAAGCATTGGCGAAGGATTTTAAAAGATCCCTATCTCATGACCCGCCTTCCTCATAGTTTAGAACCCAAAATCATTTACAAGCCTAGACCCACAATTGATAACCCTGATTGTCGTGATGCCTGTTACATTGCAGCGTGGCGACATTATGATGAACAAGGTAAATGCACGTTCAAAAGTGTCGTATGTTCGATTAATAAACATGGCAAGTTAGCCGCGTATAGCAAAACAAAGAAGGCCTTATTGGATGCCCATAAAGAATATTTAGATATTCTTGTCTACATGGGGCGTTTAAATAGCATCGATTTGAAATAA
- a CDS encoding flagella assembly protein FlgT, whose protein sequence is MKKRFSLFLSVACAMTVTPPAAAAWYEVTGTAPVVSSIEDARTNAIKDALYRAVNFAGGDLGNISNIGQLITDDRDQYQFANNEIRYMSVDKIDAHRGNIRVNIRIDIYPEATACHTQQYKKTVLFTHVKVDSPQQAVMGNIYDVGQSFTKVLSRQVALDSRSFVSLGETKYDVNEKSPERVKMIAEDTGAQYIVTGDITDLSSTYLQNGQSDMSISREFAMNMKVFDGKTGARVVDKNYRDEAVWPFARTSQVDTSTARFWESSYGHMLRQVSRDVMLDLENELACKITLPEVVARFGNTITLNLGRIHGVKQGDKLQLWHTGSFIDQRGLPRTKVTRSDVSLTVSRVYEHDAEATINQPDLAASVRIGDVMNKPLDDRYR, encoded by the coding sequence ATGAAAAAACGATTTTCTTTGTTCCTAAGCGTTGCCTGTGCAATGACCGTAACCCCTCCTGCCGCGGCCGCGTGGTATGAAGTGACCGGTACAGCCCCTGTGGTATCTTCAATTGAAGATGCACGCACTAACGCAATAAAAGATGCTTTATACCGAGCCGTCAACTTTGCCGGTGGGGATTTGGGTAATATCAGCAATATCGGTCAGTTAATCACTGACGATCGCGATCAGTATCAGTTTGCCAATAATGAAATACGTTATATGAGTGTAGATAAAATAGATGCACACCGCGGCAATATTCGCGTCAATATCCGTATCGATATATACCCTGAGGCAACCGCTTGCCATACCCAGCAATATAAAAAGACGGTGCTTTTTACCCATGTCAAAGTCGATTCTCCTCAACAAGCTGTCATGGGTAATATTTATGATGTAGGCCAAAGCTTCACTAAGGTTCTCAGCCGTCAAGTAGCCTTAGATTCTCGCAGTTTTGTCTCACTCGGAGAAACTAAATACGACGTCAATGAGAAAAGCCCTGAGCGCGTTAAAATGATCGCTGAGGATACCGGTGCGCAATATATTGTGACAGGCGATATCACAGACCTAAGCTCAACCTACCTCCAAAATGGACAATCGGATATGAGTATTAGTCGTGAGTTTGCCATGAACATGAAAGTCTTCGATGGCAAAACTGGCGCACGTGTTGTCGATAAAAATTACCGCGATGAAGCCGTGTGGCCCTTTGCTCGCACCAGCCAAGTGGATACGTCAACAGCGCGGTTCTGGGAATCAAGCTATGGACATATGCTACGTCAGGTCAGTCGTGATGTGATGTTGGATCTTGAAAATGAACTGGCCTGTAAAATCACTTTGCCTGAAGTCGTGGCTCGCTTTGGCAACACGATTACGCTTAATCTTGGACGTATTCACGGCGTGAAACAAGGTGATAAACTGCAGCTTTGGCACACGGGCTCGTTTATTGATCAACGCGGCCTGCCACGAACTAAAGTCACACGTAGTGATGTGTCACTCACGGTATCAAGAGTCTATGAACATGATGCAGAGGCAACGATCAACCAGCCAGATCTTGCCGCCAGTGTCCGCATTGGCGATGTCATGAATAAACCGCTTGATGATAGATATAGATAA
- a CDS encoding FlgO family outer membrane protein: MKKWLTLVPVLFLTACAYSPIYTGKEQYSGSRFMLMTSPQHTLSYFVGSMTEDLIESNTSVTAQTPIAVTSFVDLQNLDATNWLGNSVSEGFINQFQQRGFKVVDFKTTGSIQVTQEGDFALSRDWKELSKEQQVQYVVTGTMVRQNDGVLVNARVIGLQSRIVVATAEGFLPADRIGRDLDTLDSMRTKDGVLIRSNPNIIRRDTIILRH; the protein is encoded by the coding sequence ATGAAAAAGTGGCTGACTCTCGTGCCGGTGTTATTTCTCACCGCGTGCGCATATTCACCCATCTATACCGGTAAAGAGCAGTATAGTGGCTCCCGCTTCATGTTAATGACAAGCCCACAACATACTTTGAGTTATTTTGTGGGAAGTATGACAGAAGATTTGATTGAATCGAATACGAGTGTTACCGCTCAAACACCGATTGCTGTGACATCGTTTGTGGATTTACAAAACTTAGACGCGACTAATTGGTTAGGGAACTCGGTATCAGAAGGGTTTATTAATCAATTCCAGCAGCGTGGTTTTAAAGTGGTCGACTTTAAAACCACAGGCTCTATCCAAGTCACCCAAGAAGGTGACTTCGCGTTAAGTCGCGATTGGAAAGAACTTTCGAAAGAGCAACAAGTTCAGTATGTAGTGACTGGTACTATGGTTCGTCAAAATGATGGCGTATTGGTCAATGCACGGGTTATTGGTTTGCAATCTCGGATCGTTGTCGCGACGGCAGAAGGCTTTTTACCCGCCGATCGTATAGGGCGAGATCTAGATACGTTGGATTCAATGAGAACCAAAGATGGTGTGCTCATTCGCTCTAATCCGAATATTATTCGTCGTGATACGATTATCTTGCGACATTAA
- a CDS encoding LPP20 family lipoprotein: MKLVSKVIMIIAVFILAGCQPLRAINKPVYLNAVGYATISEQKGRDEHEKQVRAMRASKMDAYKELAEQVYGVRVSGRANVRDQRLGAEETKNSVDGIIRGAEVVRSYKVDDSYVTEMRLNIEIMSKLRGFGEVQRVPDRRQRTLF, translated from the coding sequence ATGAAATTAGTGAGTAAAGTAATAATGATAATCGCCGTCTTTATACTGGCGGGCTGTCAACCTCTCAGGGCTATAAATAAACCTGTTTACCTTAATGCTGTCGGGTATGCGACCATTAGCGAACAAAAAGGTCGTGATGAGCATGAGAAACAAGTACGAGCTATGCGAGCATCAAAAATGGATGCTTATAAAGAGCTGGCAGAGCAAGTGTATGGTGTGAGAGTCAGTGGACGTGCCAATGTCCGTGATCAACGTTTAGGCGCCGAGGAAACGAAAAATTCGGTTGATGGTATTATTCGTGGTGCAGAAGTCGTTCGCAGTTATAAAGTTGACGACAGTTATGTGACGGAAATGCGTTTAAATATTGAAATCATGTCCAAGCTACGAGGGTTTGGTGAAGTGCAACGCGTACCAGATCGCCGCCAAAGAACTTTATTTTAA
- a CDS encoding flagella synthesis protein FlgN, translating into MAALKDLVEFQYQNAQALTELLENEKIAITARVSADIEAYAKQKITLVSQLNNTDQRIATHPDLATLVEDDDLSNMVADIRTLVSRCQEANAVNGEALTRAQMSFNKLNNLMQQSLGKTGMTYTETGKTRGVSTLGTNLKA; encoded by the coding sequence ATGGCAGCACTTAAAGACTTAGTCGAATTCCAGTATCAAAATGCGCAAGCATTAACTGAGCTGTTAGAAAACGAAAAAATTGCGATCACGGCACGAGTATCTGCAGATATTGAAGCCTACGCTAAGCAGAAGATTACGCTTGTCTCGCAATTAAATAATACTGACCAACGTATTGCCACTCATCCTGATCTTGCGACGCTCGTCGAAGATGATGACTTAAGTAATATGGTGGCAGATATTCGGACTTTAGTCTCACGCTGCCAAGAAGCTAACGCTGTCAATGGCGAAGCTCTCACGCGTGCCCAAATGAGTTTTAATAAACTCAATAACCTTATGCAGCAGAGCTTAGGAAAAACAGGTATGACCTATACAGAAACCGGTAAAACGCGCGGTGTCTCAACGCTAGGTACGAATTTGAAAGCCTAA
- the flgM gene encoding flagellar biosynthesis anti-sigma factor FlgM: MAGIDNIRSGQSLTTTNRSSARSENNVSSHQAGETKQTPQQRSDAVSLSSQSKAMEEMKSSMANSPSFDSAKVAAIKDAIANGSYVVDPEKLADSMIKFENELGGHA; encoded by the coding sequence ATGGCAGGCATTGATAATATACGCTCAGGGCAGTCGTTGACGACAACGAACCGTAGCTCTGCACGTTCAGAAAACAATGTTTCTTCACATCAAGCTGGCGAAACGAAACAGACACCACAGCAACGTAGTGATGCTGTGTCTTTAAGTTCGCAAAGTAAAGCGATGGAAGAAATGAAAAGCAGTATGGCAAATAGCCCGAGCTTCGATAGCGCAAAAGTTGCCGCAATTAAAGACGCCATTGCCAATGGCTCTTATGTGGTTGACCCAGAGAAACTCGCTGATAGCATGATAAAATTTGAAAATGAATTAGGTGGTCACGCTTAA
- the flgA gene encoding flagellar basal body P-ring formation chaperone FlgA translates to MKTKTRFALHASLKCRTSYRTFNTTIGFLLLFFSTNVLSATVQQIKLIQHAAEQHILHTIQAPAGGKINAVAADIDRRVYATQCPNPLETSSSSHNGSASHITVLVKCQADNWKLYVPVKLTLTIPMVTAATQLGRGQIITSQNTSISMEDMLRFRRQGFSNPDMLLGAKLKRSLQVGDVITQNDVCIICRNDTVIIHAGSGGMSITTKGTALSDGILGEQIKVKNNKSNRIIDAKVSGVGKVLVQF, encoded by the coding sequence ATGAAAACAAAAACTCGTTTTGCCTTGCATGCATCTCTTAAGTGTAGAACTTCCTATAGAACTTTTAATACCACTATCGGCTTTTTATTACTTTTCTTTAGTACAAATGTGCTGTCTGCAACAGTACAACAAATAAAATTAATTCAACATGCTGCAGAGCAACATATTTTACACACTATCCAAGCACCTGCTGGCGGCAAAATCAATGCCGTGGCGGCCGACATTGACCGTCGTGTGTATGCCACCCAATGCCCCAATCCTTTAGAAACATCATCTTCATCTCATAATGGCTCGGCAAGCCACATTACTGTGCTCGTAAAATGTCAGGCTGATAATTGGAAACTCTACGTGCCTGTCAAACTTACACTCACGATTCCGATGGTCACAGCCGCAACACAATTAGGCCGTGGACAAATTATTACGTCCCAAAATACTAGTATAAGTATGGAAGATATGCTGCGTTTTCGTCGGCAAGGATTTAGTAATCCCGATATGCTATTAGGTGCCAAACTAAAGCGGAGCTTGCAAGTGGGCGATGTTATTACACAAAATGATGTCTGCATTATTTGTCGTAACGATACCGTTATTATTCATGCAGGTAGCGGAGGCATGTCTATCACAACAAAAGGCACGGCATTGTCCGATGGCATTTTGGGAGAACAAATAAAAGTGAAAAATAACAAATCCAACCGCATTATTGATGCAAAAGTGAGCGGAGTGGGTAAAGTTTTGGTACAATTCTAA
- a CDS encoding chemotaxis protein CheV → MTGILDSVNQRTQLVGQNRLELLTFRLNGRQRYGINVFKVKEVLQCPRLTAMPNLHRLVRGVAHIRGQTVSVIDMSLATGGRPTADIEKAFVVIAEFNRTIQAFLVSSVERIINMHWEAILPPPSGAGRSNYLTAVTNIDNELVEIIDVEKILAEIAPVNETMDESISQSFAEAEQDTDIVRRILIADDSTVARKQVQRAIESIGFECILTKDGKDAYEKLEEMAKEGSIYDQISLVISDIEMPEMDGYTLTAEIRRNSELKDLYVILHSSLSGVFNQAMVERVGANSFIAKFNPDELGNAVKTALIK, encoded by the coding sequence ATGACGGGTATTCTCGATTCTGTGAATCAGCGTACGCAACTCGTCGGCCAGAACCGATTAGAATTACTCACGTTCCGTTTAAACGGACGACAACGCTATGGAATCAACGTCTTTAAGGTTAAAGAGGTCCTGCAGTGCCCGAGGCTGACTGCCATGCCAAACTTACACCGTCTTGTTCGTGGTGTCGCTCATATTCGTGGTCAAACCGTTTCGGTAATCGATATGAGTTTAGCTACAGGGGGACGCCCAACCGCAGATATTGAAAAAGCCTTTGTCGTGATTGCTGAGTTTAACCGCACTATCCAAGCCTTTTTGGTCAGCTCGGTAGAACGTATCATTAATATGCACTGGGAAGCAATTTTGCCACCACCAAGTGGCGCTGGTCGTTCGAACTATTTGACAGCGGTGACAAATATCGATAATGAGCTCGTTGAAATTATCGATGTTGAAAAAATTCTCGCAGAAATTGCGCCTGTGAATGAAACGATGGATGAATCGATCAGCCAATCTTTTGCTGAAGCAGAGCAAGATACCGATATTGTTCGCCGAATTTTAATTGCGGATGATTCTACGGTAGCAAGAAAACAGGTACAGCGAGCTATTGAATCTATCGGTTTCGAGTGTATCCTTACTAAAGATGGTAAAGATGCCTATGAAAAGCTAGAAGAAATGGCGAAAGAAGGCAGTATTTATGATCAAATCTCTTTGGTGATCTCGGATATTGAGATGCCAGAGATGGATGGTTATACCTTGACTGCAGAGATTCGACGTAACAGTGAATTGAAAGATCTGTATGTGATTCTACACTCATCATTGAGTGGGGTGTTTAACCAAGCCATGGTTGAACGAGTAGGGGCTAATTCCTTTATTGCTAAATTCAATCCAGACGAACTTGGTAATGCAGTGAAAACGGCACTTATAAAATAA
- a CDS encoding CheR family methyltransferase, whose amino-acid sequence MTAITISDQEYRDFCRFLESQCGIVLGDSKQYLVRSRLSPLITKFKCDSLSSLLRDVVTGRNRELRVAAVDAMTTNETLWFRDTYPFQVLSERLLPEMAANKRPIKIWSAASSSGQEPYSMGMTILEMQQKRPGSLPNVSITATDISSSMLDMCRLGVYDNLALGRGLSPERRRAFFEDAGDGRMKIKDNVKRLVTFKPQNLMESYAGLGKFDIIFCRNVLIYFSADMKSKVLNQMAGSLNPGGYLLLGASESLTGLTDRFEMVRCNPGIIYKLKA is encoded by the coding sequence ATGACTGCTATAACAATAAGCGATCAAGAATATCGTGATTTTTGTCGGTTCTTAGAATCTCAATGTGGCATCGTATTAGGAGATAGCAAACAGTATCTCGTACGTAGCCGTTTGAGTCCTTTGATTACGAAATTCAAATGTGATTCATTATCCAGCCTGTTGCGAGATGTTGTGACGGGACGTAACCGAGAGTTACGTGTTGCCGCTGTCGATGCGATGACGACGAATGAAACGTTGTGGTTCCGTGATACTTATCCATTTCAAGTTCTTTCTGAACGTCTATTGCCAGAAATGGCGGCCAATAAGCGTCCGATTAAGATTTGGTCTGCGGCAAGCTCGTCCGGTCAAGAACCTTACTCTATGGGAATGACCATCTTAGAAATGCAGCAGAAGCGCCCCGGGTCTCTGCCTAATGTGTCGATTACCGCAACGGACATTTCATCAAGCATGTTAGATATGTGCCGTTTAGGGGTGTATGACAATTTAGCTCTTGGTCGAGGTTTGTCCCCAGAGCGACGTCGCGCGTTTTTTGAAGATGCGGGTGATGGTCGTATGAAAATCAAAGATAACGTTAAGCGGTTGGTGACTTTCAAGCCACAAAACCTGATGGAGAGCTATGCAGGATTAGGTAAGTTTGACATTATTTTTTGTCGTAATGTTTTGATCTATTTCTCGGCTGATATGAAATCAAAGGTTCTCAATCAAATGGCGGGGAGTTTGAACCCCGGAGGTTACCTCTTACTAGGGGCATCGGAGTCGTTAACCGGATTGACAGACCGTTTTGAAATGGTGCGCTGTAACCCAGGTATCATTTATAAGCTTAAAGCGTAA
- the flgB gene encoding flagellar basal body rod protein FlgB, with protein MAISFDKALGVHQYTVGLRERNAELIATNIAQADTPGFKAKGMDFQQALQAATSGTSMGLDITDGRHIPASSSMGSGDVLFRTPTQPDTGDGNTVDVNLERNLFMQNQLRHQASLDFLGGKFKGLTKALKGE; from the coding sequence ATGGCTATTTCTTTTGACAAAGCTCTTGGGGTACACCAATACACAGTGGGGCTTCGTGAGCGCAATGCAGAGTTGATTGCAACTAATATTGCTCAAGCGGACACGCCAGGATTTAAAGCAAAAGGGATGGACTTTCAACAGGCATTGCAGGCGGCAACATCTGGTACCAGTATGGGATTAGATATCACCGACGGTCGGCATATACCTGCCTCTTCAAGTATGGGTTCAGGTGATGTGCTATTTCGCACACCGACACAACCTGATACCGGAGATGGTAATACGGTTGACGTAAACTTAGAACGTAACTTATTTATGCAAAACCAACTACGTCACCAAGCCTCTTTAGATTTTCTCGGTGGAAAATTTAAAGGTTTAACCAAGGCACTGAAAGGGGAGTAA
- the flgC gene encoding flagellar basal body rod protein FlgC → MGLFNVFNVTGSAMSAESVRLNTTSSNLANADSVSSSAKDTYKARHAIFGAELNKANRDDPNVPVKVLGIVESNKPLRAEYNPEHPLANEDGFIYKPNVNVMEEMANMISASRSYQTNVQVADASKQMLLRTLQMGQ, encoded by the coding sequence ATGGGCTTATTTAATGTATTTAATGTGACTGGTTCAGCAATGAGTGCAGAATCTGTTCGTCTCAATACCACCTCTAGTAACTTGGCTAATGCTGATAGTGTCAGTAGCTCGGCTAAAGATACGTATAAAGCGCGACATGCAATATTTGGTGCTGAGCTTAATAAGGCGAACCGTGATGATCCGAATGTTCCCGTAAAGGTTTTAGGTATTGTAGAAAGTAACAAGCCGCTACGTGCTGAATATAATCCAGAGCATCCATTGGCCAATGAAGACGGTTTTATTTATAAACCTAACGTGAATGTGATGGAAGAAATGGCCAATATGATTTCGGCTTCTCGCTCGTACCAAACGAATGTACAGGTCGCGGATGCGAGTAAACAAATGCTGCTGCGTACGCTGCAGATGGGTCAATAA
- the flgD gene encoding flagellar hook assembly protein FlgD: MAGGVNNVGQSGLSYVDQLKSLQEQKKPTEETGKKNLKQEDFLSLLTKQLSQQDPFKPVGNDKMIAQMASFATVDGIGKMNKQFESLNSSMTSNKALQASSLVGRDVLVPGAAGTKQEGKGMAAMVNLPQHVDNLMVRIEDAHGQLVKTFDAGAKPGGDSRVEWDGKDQNGQPLPAGRYKVKAAGMVDGQSKEFSVSTYANVNSVLLGKDKGNVLLNLAGHESPVRLAEVLEVGKA, encoded by the coding sequence ATGGCTGGTGGAGTAAATAACGTTGGTCAAAGCGGTTTGTCCTATGTTGATCAGCTTAAAAGCTTGCAAGAACAGAAAAAGCCGACAGAAGAGACGGGTAAAAAGAACCTGAAACAGGAAGACTTTTTATCGCTACTCACTAAGCAGCTTTCTCAGCAAGACCCGTTTAAGCCGGTTGGCAATGACAAAATGATTGCCCAAATGGCATCGTTTGCCACGGTGGATGGCATCGGTAAAATGAATAAGCAGTTCGAAAGTTTGAACTCATCGATGACCTCAAATAAAGCATTACAAGCCTCATCATTGGTAGGACGCGATGTACTCGTACCAGGTGCTGCAGGAACGAAGCAAGAAGGGAAGGGCATGGCTGCAATGGTTAACTTGCCGCAACATGTCGATAACCTGATGGTTCGTATTGAAGATGCACATGGTCAATTGGTGAAAACATTTGATGCAGGAGCAAAGCCGGGTGGCGATTCTCGCGTTGAATGGGATGGCAAAGATCAGAACGGTCAGCCATTGCCGGCCGGCAGATATAAAGTGAAAGCTGCTGGTATGGTGGATGGACAAAGCAAAGAGTTTAGCGTGTCTACCTATGCAAATGTGAATAGCGTTTTGCTTGGGAAAGATAAAGGTAACGTACTGCTCAATCTAGCTGGTCATGAATCACCAGTTCGACTTGCAGAAGTACTGGAAGTTGGCAAAGCGTAA
- the flgE gene encoding flagellar hook protein FlgE, producing the protein MSYTSLSGLSAAQLDLNTTSNNIANANTFGFKESRAEFGDVYSNSLFTNSKTTPGGGVQAQKVAQQFHEGSSIYTNNPMDLRISGTGFFAVAKNRLTPQQNEMTRNGAFHINKDNFVVSSNDEYLLGYQVDADTGDVASFEPQPLNIPSEFGKPKQTANVEVGVNVPANGDLKNPQQFDFTDPDTYNRSTSSTVYDSMGQSYKMTSYYLKDQTQPNTWQVYYTVTDKNGEKPLNIQNGDAVAGSGQAGHTMKFNNDGTLASINNGQPVISQAMGSGDNPIDMNGADPTQQINFDLRSATQFASPFELTKFDEDGATTGFLTKIDFDETGNIQGTYSNGENITLGRVALVRVANEQGLDKKSGTQWDSTQDSGDKVWGESGQASFGSVKNGTLEQSNIDMTQELVDLISAQRNFQANSRALEVHNKLQQNILQIR; encoded by the coding sequence ATGTCATATACATCTCTTAGCGGTCTGTCCGCAGCACAGTTAGATTTGAATACTACGAGTAATAATATTGCAAACGCAAACACATTTGGCTTTAAAGAGTCTCGTGCTGAGTTTGGTGATGTTTACTCTAATTCGTTGTTTACGAATTCTAAAACCACGCCAGGTGGCGGTGTTCAAGCCCAGAAAGTAGCGCAACAGTTCCACGAAGGTTCGAGTATTTATACGAATAATCCGATGGATTTACGGATCTCTGGCACAGGTTTCTTTGCGGTAGCGAAGAACCGTTTGACACCGCAACAAAATGAAATGACACGTAATGGTGCCTTTCACATCAATAAAGATAACTTTGTAGTGTCATCCAATGATGAATACTTATTAGGGTATCAAGTGGATGCAGATACCGGTGATGTTGCCTCTTTTGAACCACAGCCTTTAAATATTCCGTCTGAATTTGGTAAGCCAAAACAAACAGCGAATGTTGAGGTAGGAGTGAACGTACCTGCCAATGGGGATTTAAAAAATCCGCAACAGTTCGATTTCACTGACCCTGACACCTATAACCGTTCAACCTCGTCGACGGTGTATGACTCTATGGGTCAATCATACAAAATGACAAGCTATTATCTGAAAGATCAAACTCAGCCTAATACTTGGCAAGTGTATTACACAGTTACCGATAAAAATGGTGAAAAACCGCTAAATATACAAAATGGTGATGCGGTGGCTGGCAGTGGTCAAGCGGGCCATACCATGAAGTTTAATAACGATGGGACATTAGCGAGCATTAATAATGGTCAGCCAGTTATTTCTCAGGCAATGGGCAGTGGCGATAACCCAATCGATATGAATGGTGCCGATCCTACGCAACAGATCAATTTCGACTTACGATCAGCAACCCAATTTGCCTCTCCATTTGAATTAACTAAATTTGATGAAGATGGGGCGACAACCGGGTTCTTAACCAAGATTGACTTTGATGAAACGGGCAATATTCAGGGAACCTATTCAAACGGTGAAAATATCACATTAGGCCGAGTAGCCTTAGTGCGAGTCGCCAATGAGCAAGGTTTGGATAAGAAAAGTGGTACTCAATGGGATTCAACTCAAGACTCTGGAGATAAAGTATGGGGTGAATCTGGCCAAGCATCATTTGGTTCGGTGAAAAACGGAACACTTGAGCAATCGAACATTGATATGACTCAAGAGCTGGTGGATCTTATTTCAGCTCAACGTAACTTCCAAGCCAACTCTCGTGCATTAGAAGTGCATAACAAGCTACAACAAAACATCCTACAAATTCGTTAA
- the flgF gene encoding flagellar basal-body rod protein FlgF, with protein MDHALYLAMSGAKQNMQAMQLRANNLANVSTTGFRADLQQARAMQAYGEGLPSRVFSMNERPGNNFQQGSVMTTGRDLDVTIEGQGWISVMDKTGKEGLTRNGNFKIDDTGLLLNGNGHPVLGQNNAPITLPVPLSKIEIGKDGTISVQPQGAPADAMEAVDRIKLVRPDDRTLFKDTNGLFRSKTPNTEFQADAGVKVLTGALEGSNVNAVGEMTSLIDLQRRFEMQVKMMRTAEDNDKSSDSLLRMS; from the coding sequence ATGGACCACGCACTTTACCTTGCGATGAGCGGGGCAAAACAAAACATGCAAGCCATGCAGCTACGAGCAAACAATCTTGCGAATGTGAGTACCACAGGTTTTCGCGCGGATTTGCAACAAGCTCGTGCTATGCAAGCTTATGGTGAAGGGTTGCCAAGTCGTGTGTTCAGTATGAACGAACGTCCAGGTAATAATTTCCAGCAAGGTAGTGTGATGACAACGGGCCGAGATCTTGATGTGACGATTGAAGGTCAGGGGTGGATTTCTGTGATGGATAAAACCGGCAAAGAAGGCTTAACGCGTAATGGTAACTTCAAGATTGACGATACTGGGCTATTACTTAACGGCAATGGACATCCGGTTTTAGGGCAGAATAATGCGCCGATTACGTTACCTGTTCCGTTAAGCAAAATAGAAATCGGTAAAGATGGAACCATTTCTGTACAGCCACAGGGTGCCCCAGCGGACGCGATGGAAGCGGTTGATAGAATCAAACTCGTGCGTCCCGATGATCGCACTTTGTTTAAGGATACCAATGGTCTATTTCGCTCTAAAACTCCCAATACCGAGTTTCAAGCGGATGCCGGTGTCAAAGTATTAACAGGTGCATTAGAGGGCAGTAATGTAAATGCTGTCGGTGAAATGACCAGTTTAATTGATTTACAGCGTCGTTTTGAGATGCAAGTCAAAATGATGCGTACAGCAGAAGATAACGACAAATCGTCTGATTCGCTGCTTCGTATGAGTTAA